One part of the Microbulbifer sp. THAF38 genome encodes these proteins:
- a CDS encoding NAD(P)/FAD-dependent oxidoreductase, whose product MSDVSNSQLPECVDVLIIGAGAAGLMCAATAGQRGRSVLVLDHANKVGKKILMSGGGRCNFTNLYTSAENFYSRNPHFCKSALARYSQWDFIALVEKHGVPYHEKTLGQLFCDNKSKDILDLLLAECRAAKAQIRTRCAISAIESGQGGYWVKTSLGAVRCESLVVATGGLSIPTMGATGFGYEIARQFGLNIIPTRAALVPFTQHKRQLERQDSLPGSALAVTASCGEGSFHEQMLFTHRGLSGPAVLQISSHWREGEKVTFDLAPDRDLADWLQQRRCESPEIHLHSVLAEVWTKKLVQFFLQRQHIDSRPLKQFTDVELQELGAKLQTWTLVPAGTEGYRTAEVTLGGVDTDQISSRTMECKTQPGLYFVGEVLDVTGWLGGFNFQWAWASGRAAGEVA is encoded by the coding sequence ATGAGTGATGTATCCAATAGCCAGCTGCCTGAGTGTGTTGATGTATTGATCATCGGCGCCGGGGCGGCGGGTTTGATGTGCGCGGCTACAGCCGGCCAGCGCGGCCGCAGCGTGCTGGTACTGGATCATGCCAATAAGGTTGGCAAGAAGATCCTGATGTCCGGCGGTGGCCGCTGTAACTTTACCAACCTCTATACCAGTGCGGAAAATTTCTACAGCCGCAATCCCCACTTTTGTAAGTCTGCCCTGGCGCGTTATAGCCAATGGGATTTTATTGCATTGGTGGAAAAGCATGGGGTCCCCTACCACGAGAAAACCCTGGGCCAGCTGTTTTGCGATAACAAGTCCAAGGATATTCTCGATCTGTTACTGGCTGAATGCCGTGCGGCTAAGGCTCAGATCCGTACCCGCTGTGCCATCTCAGCAATAGAGTCGGGGCAGGGCGGTTATTGGGTGAAAACCAGTCTGGGGGCGGTGCGCTGTGAATCTTTGGTGGTAGCTACGGGTGGGCTGTCGATTCCCACCATGGGAGCCACAGGTTTTGGCTACGAAATCGCTCGTCAGTTTGGGCTCAATATCATTCCCACCCGTGCGGCCCTGGTGCCTTTTACCCAGCATAAGCGCCAGTTGGAAAGGCAAGATAGTCTGCCCGGTAGTGCCCTGGCCGTAACGGCATCCTGTGGTGAGGGCAGCTTTCACGAACAGATGCTGTTTACGCATCGAGGGTTGAGTGGGCCCGCGGTGTTGCAAATATCCAGCCACTGGCGCGAAGGCGAAAAAGTAACTTTTGATCTGGCCCCGGATCGTGATTTGGCGGATTGGCTGCAACAGCGCCGTTGCGAGAGCCCGGAGATTCACTTGCACAGTGTATTGGCCGAGGTTTGGACTAAGAAGCTGGTGCAGTTTTTCTTGCAGCGGCAGCATATCGACAGCCGCCCCCTCAAGCAGTTTACTGACGTAGAGTTGCAGGAACTCGGCGCCAAGTTGCAGACCTGGACACTGGTTCCCGCTGGCACTGAAGGCTATCGCACTGCGGAAGTGACTCTCGGTGGTGTAGATACCGATCAGATTTCTTCACGCACTATGGAGTGTAAAACTCAACCGGGACTGTATTTTGTCGGCGAAGTACTCGATGTGACCGGCTGGTTGGGTGGCTTTAATTTTCAGTGGGCTTGGGCTTCTGGGCGTGCGGCGGGGGAGGTCGCCTGA
- the imuA gene encoding translesion DNA synthesis-associated protein ImuA, with product MNRAKNSLQNNQLDCQTNPSIQLRHFRDREVSQAANEPQSPGAATGFASLDALLKDHGWPRGATTELLVGQANSNELSLLLPILAQLTQKGEMVILIKPPLTPCATELTQYGVQLEHLLLVHPRDKRDCLWAIEQSLQSGGCSAVLSWQGNQSMSYRELQRLQQSAEESGCLHFLFRPQSESANPSPASLRVQLKSDGQLALKLLKQLGGARGQNLYLARRARLVLRDQPLH from the coding sequence GTGAATAGAGCTAAAAATTCCTTACAAAACAATCAGTTGGACTGCCAAACCAACCCCTCAATCCAACTGCGACACTTTAGAGACAGGGAAGTCTCCCAGGCAGCCAATGAACCCCAGAGCCCAGGCGCAGCCACCGGTTTTGCTAGCTTGGACGCCCTACTCAAAGACCACGGCTGGCCGCGCGGTGCTACTACTGAATTGCTTGTAGGCCAGGCAAACTCCAACGAGCTGAGCCTCCTACTACCCATCCTGGCTCAGCTGACACAAAAGGGAGAGATGGTGATTCTAATCAAACCCCCGCTTACTCCCTGCGCCACAGAGCTTACCCAGTATGGCGTCCAGCTGGAGCACCTGTTGTTAGTCCACCCCCGCGACAAACGAGACTGCCTCTGGGCCATAGAGCAATCTCTACAATCCGGTGGCTGTAGTGCGGTTTTGAGCTGGCAGGGCAATCAGTCGATGAGTTATCGAGAGCTACAGCGCCTGCAGCAATCCGCCGAAGAAAGCGGCTGCCTGCACTTCCTGTTTCGCCCGCAAAGCGAATCTGCCAACCCTTCACCAGCCAGCCTACGTGTGCAGCTCAAATCTGATGGGCAGTTGGCTCTCAAACTCCTGAAGCAGCTCGGGGGTGCCCGTGGTCAGAATCTCTATTTAGCCAGGCGTGCGAGACTGGTCCTCCGCGACCAACCACTACACTAA
- the dcd gene encoding dCTP deaminase — protein MSIKSDKWIRRMAEQHGMIEPFEPGQVRHGNDGERLISYGTSSYGYDVRCAGEFKIFTNVHSATVDPKTFDENSFVDVEGEYCIIPPNSFALARTVEYFRIPRSVLTICLGKSTYARCGIIVNVTPLEPEWEGHVTLEFSNTTNLPAKIYANEGIAQMLFFESDEVCDVSYADRGGKYQGQRGVTLPRT, from the coding sequence GTGAGTATCAAGTCCGATAAGTGGATTCGCCGCATGGCAGAGCAGCACGGCATGATTGAGCCTTTTGAGCCGGGCCAGGTGCGCCATGGCAATGATGGCGAGCGACTCATCTCCTATGGTACGTCTAGTTACGGTTACGATGTGCGCTGTGCCGGTGAGTTTAAGATCTTCACCAATGTGCACTCTGCCACGGTGGACCCCAAGACCTTCGATGAGAACAGCTTTGTCGATGTGGAAGGGGAGTACTGTATTATCCCGCCGAACTCCTTTGCCCTGGCGCGCACTGTGGAGTATTTCCGTATTCCACGCTCGGTACTGACCATCTGCCTGGGCAAATCCACTTACGCGCGCTGTGGCATTATCGTCAATGTAACGCCGTTGGAGCCGGAGTGGGAAGGGCATGTGACCCTTGAGTTTTCAAACACCACCAACTTACCGGCGAAGATCTACGCCAATGAAGGTATCGCGCAGATGCTGTTTTTCGAGTCCGATGAGGTTTGTGACGTGTCCTACGCAGATCGCGGTGGTAAGTACCAGGGTCAGCGTGGCGTGACCCTCCCTCGTACCTGA